Proteins found in one Melioribacteraceae bacterium 4301-Me genomic segment:
- a CDS encoding NAD(P)-dependent oxidoreductase, which produces MKMKILIADKFPEHYVKKLEDAGLEVIYDPKLGEADLPNAIKDIDCLIVRSTVVNAETIEKANNLNLIVRAGAGVNNIDIAAANKKGVYVSNCPGKNSIAVAELTIGLMIALDRRIPHNVMDFKKGIWNKAEYSKAEGLFGKTLAIVGYGNIGKEVAKRAQAFGMNIYAKDISRIEGYGVKDFSEFDQILPIADIVTLHLPLTPQTKNLFNEKMFSLMKNGAIFINTSRADVVDEEALIKAVKEKNLKVGLDVFADEPESKSGTVSSKLIELENVYVTHHIGASTEQAQNAVAEETVNIILNYIKSGVIAHWVNRAKVTDSHYQLVVKHYDKPGVLAAIMDVLRKGNINIEEVENIIFDGGLVACCTMKLRAPATSEMLESIRNNPNVISYSHVSLA; this is translated from the coding sequence ATGAAAATGAAAATATTAATAGCCGACAAATTTCCTGAACACTACGTAAAAAAATTAGAAGATGCAGGTTTAGAAGTAATTTATGACCCTAAATTAGGCGAGGCAGATTTGCCCAATGCAATTAAAGATATCGACTGCCTAATAGTGAGATCAACTGTAGTAAATGCAGAAACCATTGAGAAAGCAAATAATTTGAACCTTATTGTAAGAGCCGGCGCTGGCGTTAATAATATTGATATTGCAGCTGCAAACAAAAAAGGCGTTTATGTATCAAACTGCCCTGGCAAAAACTCAATTGCAGTAGCAGAACTAACCATAGGATTAATGATAGCACTTGACAGAAGAATCCCTCATAACGTGATGGACTTTAAAAAAGGTATATGGAATAAAGCTGAATACTCAAAGGCAGAAGGATTATTTGGCAAAACATTGGCAATTGTAGGTTATGGTAATATCGGTAAAGAAGTTGCAAAAAGGGCGCAGGCATTCGGTATGAATATTTATGCCAAAGATATTTCCCGAATTGAGGGTTATGGCGTGAAAGATTTCTCTGAGTTTGACCAAATTTTACCTATTGCAGATATTGTAACTTTACATCTGCCTTTAACACCTCAAACTAAAAATTTATTTAATGAGAAAATGTTTTCATTAATGAAAAACGGTGCAATATTTATCAACACTTCAAGAGCCGATGTAGTTGATGAAGAAGCATTAATAAAAGCAGTTAAAGAAAAAAATCTAAAAGTAGGCTTAGATGTTTTTGCTGATGAGCCAGAATCTAAATCGGGTACAGTTTCTTCAAAATTAATAGAATTAGAAAATGTTTATGTTACTCATCATATCGGCGCATCAACTGAGCAAGCTCAAAATGCTGTTGCAGAAGAAACAGTGAACATAATTTTAAACTACATAAAAAGCGGTGTAATTGCTCATTGGGTAAATCGTGCTAAAGTAACAGATTCGCATTACCAGCTTGTGGTTAAACATTATGATAAACCAGGTGTCTTAGCTGCAATTATGGATGTGTTAAGAAAAGGAAACATAAACATTGAAGAAGTAGAGAATATAATTTTTGACGGCGGCTTAGTTGCATGCTGCACAATGAAACTGAGAGCTCCAGCAACTTCTGAAATGTTAGAGTCTATTCGCAATAATCCAAACGTAATCTCTTATTCTCATGTTTCATTAGCTTAA